Proteins found in one Drosophila busckii strain San Diego stock center, stock number 13000-0081.31 chromosome 2R, ASM1175060v1, whole genome shotgun sequence genomic segment:
- the LOC108596183 gene encoding paired amphipathic helix protein Sin3a isoform X2, translating into MMKRTRIDEVQFGTRTGPGPGGTGAGTVPAANSSGASSVVNTTGGVVGAGGGVTIGAVVPNAHSATISGIGSIHHRILTPQHGGAQTIAYLPSTTPAAAAAAAAAAAAATNLKTASSIVDSPAAQVASTGSAATQTLQYNTSYSVASIQAGGTLKSNTGGGDANAVQIHVAGAQTAPPTVSSSCQTGSIRQRTISGTQTTLGANLTSTAQQTQPPSTPQSTPVNGPTVAAGNSTPPQAVGAASGAGGAATPRLKVEDALSYLDQVKYQYADQPQIYNNFLDIMKEFKSHCIDTPGVIERVSTLFKGHTELIYGFNMFLPPGYKIEIHSDALGASIPVVSMPSPPGAPSSTGTVHMIASSPSVRTSSQGGGGAAVAAAAVAAAAVAQLQTPGAVNLMTHGGASLTQTTIHALQPAAAAAPSPSSGAGSHVHVSSTPPVGVSVSTHNMPQNYSRDRAGEQRATITPAAALASATPSSSSSIVVGGGPPTPNSLSELSPHAGGGAQHNLHHIQQAHQSMLLAETTGQQNPPVEFNHAITYVNKIKNRFQSQPAKYKKFLEILHAYQKEQKVMKEGSSTAVGGGAVNAGGKMLTEQEVYTQVAKLFGQDEDLLREFGQFLPDATNHQSGSSSAAAAAAAAAQYMSKSAAAALHNDHHQKGQVQTQARSGGTTATLSGGAHISMSTGSTALPNSGSPLQLSSGATLSQIDAHAAAIGNLSAVNTSVSIKSAYSSNNSTSGNNNLPQNHILSSAVYEKDYHSLSQQQLQQQQQRNNSGVYQPVTTGLRASVAMLGTGIEQRNNHHAQKYITQQQQPHLSQKKSPSYVATLSHHHAQQQQPAASVAVAAQHQHHHHPQQQQSHHLADQHQLEQRNSPNYITTVSAVPQLHPNTASRRPPTEELNLPVYGGSNLTATGPPPAKRPKPYCRDVSFSEASCKCTISDAAFFDKVRKALRNPEVYHNFLRCLTLFNQEIVSKTELLGLVSPFLTKFPDLLRWFTDFLGPPAVAGQIGSGGVLIDGIPLAATQRQGGGNSSSSGHDRVSSHQNTNDYVQDVDLSLCKRLGASYCALPQSTVPKKCSGRDALCREVLNDKWVSFPTWASEDSTFVTSRKTQFEETIYRTEDERFELDLVIEVNSATIRVLENVQKKMSRMSPEELVKYHLDDHLGGTSQTIHQRAIHRIYGDKSGEIIQGMKKNPSVAVPIVLKRLKVKEEEWRDAQKGFNKQWREQNEKYYLKSLDHQAINFKPNDMKALRSKNLFNEIETLYDERHDQDDDGMEAAGPHLILPYKDKTILDDAANLLIHHVKRQTGIQKQEKQKIKQIIRQFVPDLFFAPRQPLSDDERDDDDTKMDVDLPVSSNRPAKGAIPSESASPARSSGSTSSSGGVGGISAAIKKETEDSASKATSATTITAAAPIGTTTKVTDATPTTSTAAVAAAVTVPEKDETLQVDNTVTTVATTLATMTTTTTTAASGTSPKRAEEASSAATTASSSNDLSVKQEQLGDFPSPKLLPPHAQGQREDESYSLFFANNNWYLFLRLHAILCERLNVMYERARLLAIEEERCRVNRRESTATALRLKPKPDVQVEDYYPTFLDMLKNVLDGNMDSNTFEDTMREMFGIYAYISFTLDKVVSNAVRQLQYCVTERAALDCVELYGVEQRRGSTGGNCRDAPKSFDREMSYQRKAESMLNEENCFKVFIYKIDCRVTIELLDSEPEEVEKPVLKAQKFNKYVERLANPSFTGIGNDNVVTTSDIKTEQEEENPELGRVARKARFLLRNKRQSQLHEEQVRQLFEQKRHCGEVTASTAAASTVSSNDVPTTNNNNNNNWNKRTPERLGAPQLGLAEQYAFNDRDEISTNASNGRCFVTSKNLKLLKYDAVRRAKKSHCRVTQLKYNRFQAYCNKWLQQHVSEPLQQHCQDWLLGKTPEQINASGWGATSKTKLLLQKDTTKTPYRIYTRYKVQQSNALNTTTATATSSATTAALITTVAPAATASIIATPAAASVAATATVVPVSSNNLLTTADCNSAVAVVAVTANNATEATLQQVRPMES; encoded by the exons ATGATGAAACGCACGCGCATCGATGAAGTCCAATTTGGCACACGCACCGGTCCCGGACCAGGTGGAACGGGGGCTGGTACGGTCCCTGCGGCCAATAGTAGTGGTGCTAGTAGCGTCGTCAATACAACTGGCGGCGTTGTTGGAGCAGGCGGGGGTGTTACCATAGGTGCAGTGGTGCCAAATGCACACAGTGCAACAATAAGTGGAATTGGCTCTATACATCATCGCATATTAACTCCCCAGCATGGTGGCGCACAGACTATTGCCTATCTGCCATCcacaacgccagcagcagcggcggcggcggcggcagcagcagcagcagcaacaaatctgAAAACAGCGAGCAGCATTGTCGATAGCCCAGCGGCCCAGGTTGCCTCCacaggcagcgcagcaacaCAAACCTTGCAGTATAACacat CTTATAGTGTTGCCTCCATACAGGCAGGTGGCACTTTGAAGTCAAATACCGGTGGCGGCGATGCCAATGCGGTGCAGATACATGTAGCTGGCGCCCAAACTGCACCGCCGACTGTTTCAAGCAGCTGTCAAACGGGCAGCATACGCCAGCGCACCATAAGCGGCACGCAGACCACGTTGGGAGCCAATTTAACCAGCAcagcgcagcaaacacaacCGCCATCGACGCCACAGTCAACTCCAGTGAATGGACCAACTGTGGCAGCTGGCAACAGCACACCGCCACAAGCGGTAGGCGCAGCATCTGGAGCTGGTGGGGCTGCCACACCACGTCTTAAAGTTGAGGATGCGTTGAGTTATCTGGATCAGGTCAAGTATCAGTATGCGGACCAACcgcaaatttataacaattttctGGACATTATGAAGGAGTTCAAGTCGCACTGTATCGACACACCTGGTGTTATTGAGCGCGTCTCGACGCTCTTTAAAGGGCACACTGAACTCATCTATGGCTTCAATATGTTTTTGCCACCTggttataaaattgaaatacattCGGATGCATTGGGTGCATCCATACCAGTTGTCAGCATGCCATCGCCTCCAGGTGCGCCTAGCAGCACGGGTACAGTGCATATGATTGCCAGCAGTCCGAGTGTACGCACGTCCAGTCAAGGCGGCGGTGGAGCTgcagtggcggcggcagcagtggcagcagcagcggttgCGCAGTTACAAACACCGGGTGCTGTTAATCTAATGACACATGGTGGGGCGTCGCTGACACAGACTACCATACATGCgttgcagccagcagcggcggcagctccATCTCCAAGTAGCGGTGCGGGTAGTCATGTCCATGTCTCAAGCACGCCACCTGTGGGCGTCTCTGTCTCAACGCACAATATGCCACAGAATTATTCACGTGATCGTGCGGGAGAGCAGCGTGCCACAATAACACCTGCGGCTGCCTTAGCATCTGCCactcccagcagcagcagcagcattgttgTAGGCGGGGGTCCTCCTACGCCCAACTCTTTAAGTGAGCTAAGTCCACATGCTGGCGGCGGAGCACAACACAATCTGCATCATATACAGCAGGCACATCAGTCTATGCTGTTGGCCGAGACAACAGGACAGCAGAATCCGCCCGTAGAATTTAATCACGCCATTACCTATGTGAATAAGATCAAG AATCGTTTCCAAAGCCAACCAGCTAAGTACAAGAAATTCTTGGAGATATTGCATGCCTATCAGAAGGAGCAAAAGGTTATGAAGGAGGGCAGCAGTACTGCCGTAGGTGGCGGCGCTGTCAATGCTGGTGGCAAAATGTTGACTGAACAGGAGGTTTACACTCAGGTTGCCAAGCTCTTTGGCCAGGATGAGGATTTGTTGCGGGAATTTGGACAATTTCTGCCCGATGCTACTAATCATCAGTCGGGTTCGTcgtcagcggcagcagcagcagcagcggcagcgcagtACATGTCTAAatcggcagcggcagcgttgcATAATGACCATCATCAAAAGGGGCAAGTGCAGACTCAGGCTCGTAGTGGTGGGACTACAGCAACGCTTAGTGGCGGCGCTCACATAAGTATGTCCACCGGGTCGACTGCGTTGCCGAACAGCGGTTCCCCACTGCAACTGAGCAGTGGAGCAACTCTCTCACAGATTGATGCGCACGCAGCGGCTATTGGCAATCTCTCTGCGGTAAATACAAGCGTCAGCATCAAGTCTGcgtacagcagcaacaacagtacGAGTGGCAACAATAATCTGCCACAAAATCACATTTTAAGCAGCGCTGTATACGAGAAAGACTATCACAGTCTtagccagcagcagttgcaacagcagcagcagcgtaataACAGTGGCGTCTATCAGCCTGTTACAACCGGTCTGCGTGCCAGTGTGGCAATGCTTGGTACCGGCATCGAACAACGCAATAATCATCATGCACAAAAGTATataacgcagcagcagcagccacatctCAGCCAGAAAAAGTCTCCCAGCTATGTGGCAACACTTTCGCATCAtcatgcccagcagcagcagccagcggcgTCAGTAGCAGTGGCCGCgcagcatcaacatcatcatcatcctcagcagcagcagtctcaTCATCTTGCCGATCAACATCAGTTGGAGCAGCGTAACTCCCCCAATTATATTACGACCGTTTCCGCTGTTCCGCAATTGCATCCCAATACCGCTTCCCGTCGTCCGCCAACTGAGGAGTTGAATCTGCCCGTTTATGGCGGCAGCAATCTTACTGCTACTGGACCACCGCCCGCAAAGCGTCCCAAGCCTTATTGTCGCGATGTTAGCTTCTCGGAGGCATCCTGTAAGTGCACTATTTCGGATGCGGCCTTTTTCGACAAGGTTCGCAAGGCTTTACGAAATCCAGAGGTCTATCACAATTTTTTGCGGTGCCTCACGCTGTTTAATCAAGAAATTGTTTCTAAGACGGAGTTGCTTGGCCTAGTGTCGCCGTTCCTTACGAAGTTTCCTGATCTTCTACGCTGGTTTACCGATTTTCTTGGTCCACCTGCGGTCGCTGGGCAAATAGGCTCCGGTGGCGTCCTAATTGACGGCATACCTTTGGCAGCAACACAGCGTCAGGGCGGCGGtaatagcagcagctctggCCATGATCGTGTTAGCAGTCATCAAAATACCAACGACTATGTGCAAGATGTTGATCTATCGCTTTGTAAGCGCCTCGGTGCCTCCTACTGCGCTTTGCCTCAGTCGACGGTGCCAAAGAAGTGCAGCGGACGTGATGCCCTTTGCCGTGAGGTGCTCAACGACAAGTGGGTCTCATTTCCCACCTGGGCCAGCGAGGACTCGACCTTTGTCACTTCGCGTAAGACACAGTTTGAAGAAACAATCTACAG AACGGAGGACGAGCGTTTCGAACTGGATCTGGTTATCGAGGTAAATAGCGCCACCATACGCGTGCTGGAAAATGTCCAGAAGAAAATGTCACGTATGTCCCCGGAAGAATTGGTAAAATATCATCTAGATGATCATCTCGGTGGCACATCGCAGACAATACATCAGCGTGCCATTCATCGTATTTACGGCGACAAGTCTGGAGAGATAATCCAGGGCATGAAGAAAAATCCCTCTGTCGCGGTGCCCATTGTGCTCAAGCGTCTCAAGGTTAAGGAGGAGGAATGGCGAGATGCACAAAAG GGCTTCAACAAGCAATGGCGTGAACAAAATGAGAAATATTATCTCAAATCGTTGGATCAtcaagctataaattttaaaccaAACGATATGAAGGCGCTGCGCTCCAAAAATCTgtttaatgaaattgaaacGCTTTATGACGAGCGTCACGACCAGGACGACGATGGCATGGAAGCGGCGGGGCCGCATTTAATACTGCCATACAAGGATAAAACAATTCTTGATGATGCCGCAAATCTACTCATCCATCATGTTAAACGCCAGACCGGaatacaaaaacaagaaaagcagaaaataaaacaaattatacgACAATTTGTCCCTGATCTATTCTTTGCGCCCCGACAACCGCTCAGCGATGATGAGCGTGATGATG ATGACACCAAGATGGATGTCGACTTGCCTGTAAGCAGCAATCGGCCGGCCAAGGGTGCTATACCCAGCGAAAGCGCTTCGCCAGCacgcagcagtggcagcacgagcagcagcggcggcgtggGTGGGATatcagctgcaattaaaaaggaAACAGAGGACTCGGCGTCTAAGGcgacatcagcaacaacaataacagcagcagctccaataGGAACAACAACTAAAGTTACCGATGCAACCCCTACAACTTCAACAGccgcagtagcagcagcagttacagTGCCAGAAAAGGATGAGACTTTACAAGTTGATAATACAGTAACAACAGTCGCAACAACATTAGctacaatgacaacaacaacaactacagcagccTCAGGCACCAGTCCCAAGCGAGCTGAAGAAGCATCGTCCGCAGCAAcgacagcgagcagcagcaatgattTAAGTGTCAAGCAGGAGCAGCTCGGTGATTTTCCCAGTCCGAAGCTGTTGCCACCACATGCGCAAGGTCAACGTGAG GATGAATCATATTCGCTGTTctttgccaacaacaattggtATCTGTTCCTAAGACTGCACGCCATACTCTGCGAGCGTCTGAATGTGATGTATGAGCGTGCGCGTCTGCTGGCCATTGAAGAGGAACGCTGTCGTGTCAACCGACGCGAGAGTACGGCCACTGCGCTGCGGCTTAAGCCCAAACCGGATGTGCAGGTGGAAGATTACTATCCCACATTCCTGGACATGCTCAAGAACGTACTGGATGGCAATATGGACTCGAATACGTTTGAGGACACTATGCGCGAAATGTTTGGCATATATGCTTACATTAGTTTTACACTCGATAAG GTTGTATCAAATGCAGTGCGTCAACTACAGTACTGCGTCACAGAGCGCGCTGCCCTGGACTGCGTGGAGCTTTATGGAGTAGAACAGAGACGTGGCAGCACTGGTGGCAACTGTCGTGACGCCCCAAAAAGCTTTGATCGTGAAATGAGTTATCAGCGGAAAGCGGAGTCCATGCTTAACGAGGAGAATTGTTTTAAAGTGTTTATT TACAAAATTGATTGTCGCGTGACGATTGAGCTGTTGGACTCGGAGCCTGAGGAGGTGGAGAAGCCAGTGCTCAAGGCTcaaaagtttaacaaatatGTGGAACGTTTGGCAAATCCAAGTTTTACTGGCATTGGCAATGACAATGTTGTAACGACGTCTGACATTAAAACAGAACAGGAAGAGGAAAATCCTGAG ctgGGACGCGTTGCACGAAAAGCCCGTTTTCTATTACGTAATAAGCGTCAGTCGCAACTGCATGAAGAGCAAGTGCGTCAGCTGTTCGAGCAGAAGCGTCACTGCGGCGAGGTAACTGCCTCAACGGCAGCAGCGTCAACAGTTAGCAGCAACGATGTACCTactaccaacaacaataataataacaactggAATAAACGGACGCCAGAACGTTTAGGTGCACCACAACTGGGACTGGCAGAGCAATACGCATTTAATGATCGCGATGAGATCAGCACGAATGCCAGCAATGGACGCTGCTTTGTGACCAGCAAGAATCTCAAGCTTCTCAAATACGATGCAGTGCGTCGGGCCAAAAAG agTCATTGCCGAGTCACACAATTAAAGTATAATCGTTTCCAAGCGTACTGCAATAAGTggctgcagcaacatgttAGTGAGCCCCTGCAACAGCATTGCCAGGATTGGCTACTAGGGAAGACGCCAGAGCAGATTAATGCCAGTGGTTGGGGTGCCACAAGCAAGactaaattgctgctgcagaagGATACGACTAAGACTCCCTATCGCATCTACACGCGCTATAAAGTGCAGCAATCAAATGCGCTTAATAcgacaactgcaacagcaacatcatcagcaacaacagcagcattaatAACAACTGTTGCACCTGCTGCAACAGCATCAATTatagcaacaccagcagcagcatcggtggctgccacagcaacagttgtGCCCGTTTCAAGCAACAATCTTCTAACTACCGCCGATTGCAACAGcgctgtagctgttgttgctgtcacaGCCAACAATGCGACAGAAGCAACACTACAGCAAGTGCGTCCCATGGAGAGCTAA